The Muntiacus reevesi chromosome 5, mMunRee1.1, whole genome shotgun sequence genome segment CGAAGCCCCTAGAGCCCTGCTCCTGCctgtccctgcccctcctcccttgGCCCTTCGGTTCCTTTCCATTCTGGGAATGTGACTTCCTCCTCTGGACTtgcagcagctgctgctaagtctcttcagtcgtgtccaactctgtgcctccccatagacggcagcccaccaggctctcctgtccctgggattctccaggtaagaacactggagtgggttgccatttccttctcaatgcatgaaagtgaaaagtgaaagtgaagtcgctcagtcttgtctgactctccgtgaccccatggactgcagcctaccaggctcttccatccatgggattttccaggcgagagtactggagtgggttgccattgccttctccagcagagcTCACTGCAAAAATACTATCCAGACCACTCAGTGGAAAGAAGGCTTTCTGCTCCCCCAACAAACTACACATTTCTTTCTGTCTATGGAAACcatgtcattatttattttgctcatttGCCTTTTCCTCCCGCATCAGTTCAGAGTCCAGGAGACGcttccccagcccccagggcAGTCGGGCCCACAGTGGGACGTAGACAAGACTGCCCAGGCCACCATGGGCTGGCATCCCCAGAACTCAAAAGATGATTGTGCCCCACAAGGGaattcaaagtgaaaacaacatcaAACACGAAAATAAACTTAGCCCTCTTTCCTCCACGTGCTTCTTTGAAATAACAAACAGAAATGTAACAATTATCCTTCATTTTTCATGAGTTCTACTTTCTTGGCTGCTGCTTGGTTCATCACTGTTGGGTAATCCAGAAGAGAGTGACATCACCAGTGACCATACATCATTACATCTGGCTTGTGTCATCATCTACCTTAACCCTGAGGCATCACCTATGATTGCCTGGAGACATCACCAGCCTGACCAGTAACATCCTTACATTCCGTACCATGACATCATCCTGCCTGTGATGACGTCACTATCTGCTCTGAGGCATCTTTCATTGGCCCTGTGATGCCACCCTGCCTCCCTCACGACCTTGGTCAGCCAGCCTCTCTCCTGTCCAGGGGCTGCTGTTCCACGTCCACTGTGTCCCCGGCATCGCGCAGATGCTGCAGGCGGCGAGGGTCAGATTCGCAGGCCGCGCGGAGGTCCAAGGCCCCGGCGGGATCCGCGGGAAGGCGGAGGCTCGCCGGTTCTTCGTTAGCGCAAGAGTGCCCCTCGCGAGTTTTCCTTTCAGACTTCCCGCGGTCCCCGCTCGGCCTGAAGGTGAGCCTCACGCCTCTGCCCTCCCGGAGAGGCCCCCTCCCGGCGCACCGCTCGAACGGGGGACCGGGGCGCGGCGATTTTCCCGCCTGGCCTGCGTGGTCCAGGGTAGGCGCGGGAGGGGTGCCCGGGCTCGCCTTTGTGGCCAGCGGGGTCTGTGGGCCTGGAGCTGACTCGTGACTGACAGCCGGCGGGGGCTGCGGCCGGGGGCGGGCTGCCCGGCGCGAGCGGTTCATTGGCTGGCGCGAGTGTGGGAAAGAACGCGGAGAGGGATTCCCACGCCCCGCAGCCGCGCTGCCTTAAATAGCCGGGCTGCTGCAGGCACGCGCTTGGTAGCGGAGCCTGGGACCCGCgggagaggggcctgggaaaCCGCGCGCCCAGCCTGCTCTCGGCTGGGGCTGGCGCGGGGGCGCATCATGCCTGCGGACACCCCGGGGAAGCCGAGGGCCTCGCCGCGGGCGGGAGCGTCGGCTGGCGCCAGCCGGATCCCAAACCAGCCCCGGAGCGTGGCCGAGCACCGGAAGGTGGGGACCTGGCCGGGCGTGGGTTGGCAGGAGCGGGGGGGCTGCGAAGGGGAGTGGGGAGCTGACGCCCGCAGGACTCAGCTGCTGCCGGCTCCGCAGTCATCCAAGCCCGTCATGGAGAAGCGGCGCCGAGCGCGCATCAACGAAAGTCTGGCTCAGCTGCAGAGCCTCCTCCTGGACGCCCTCAAGAAAGAggtgagttgggggtgggggcgagATCGGGGAGCCTGTAATCCCGGCCTTCCTGGGCTGTCCGCCTCTCACCGGCCCCGCCCGCAGAGCTCCCGCCGCTCAAAGCTGGAGAAGGCGGACATCCTGGAGCTGACCGTGAGGCACCTGCAGAGCCTGCGGCGCGTGCAGGTGACAGGTGAGCCGAGGGCGGCGGCGAGGGCTCAGGGGCTGGGGCTGCGGCCGCAGGCGCCGACCGCCTGTCCCTGCCATCCCCGCAGCCGCCCTCCGCTCGGACCCCGCCATCCTGGGCAAGTATCGCGCTGGCTTCCATGAGTGTCTGGCCGAAGTGAATCGTTTCCTGGCTGGCTGCGAGGGCGTCCCTGCGGACGTGCGGTCTCGTCTGCTCGGCCATCTGGCGGCCTGCTTGGCCCGGCTGGGGCCCGCGCGCCGCCCGCTTCCACTGGCTCCAGCCACCGAAGCCCTGGAGCCGGAGATCTACTCGGGCCGCCCGCCGCCGCCAGCCTTTGACGGCCCTTGCCCCTTGCCGCGCCCCGGGGCGGCCTTGGCACCCATCTTCCTGCCGGGGTTGGCCCTCGCCGCCCCCGGGGCTGGGGCTCAGGGCCAGGGCGCGCCCTGGAGGCCGTGGCTGCGGTGAGGCCGCGGCCCTAGAACCGACTGAGACTGTGCCAGAAAATGGTTATTTCCAGAGACCGGGTAGGGAGTTTTGTTTTGTCGTCTTGGTGAAGGGTCCAGTTCGTCCGAGGCCCAGCGGCTGATGTCTTCTCATGAACGGGCGGGGTGGGCAGGGCCGGGCCGTGGGGATGGATTCAGCTCCCACCTGGGCCGGCGTTGCCTTGCACAGGGGTTCGCCCGCCCTTGAGTTTGGCTGTGTCCCTATGCGCTGAAGCCGCTACCCGCCTCCAGCGGGGAGGGTATGTGTGAGATGTCCCTGGGGGGCTCAGGCAGGACTGAACAGTCACCACTTTCCTAGAGTGTCTCCCAGTGCTGAGAAGAGGTCGTGCATCATCCTGGGGCCCAGTTCTCTCTCCATAACCCCTCCTGAGGCCCCTGGAAGGCAGAGATGTGTGCACACTGTTGTCTCtggggctgagctgggctgaAGCTTGGGTTCTGGCCTGGTGCACCGCCTCCCTTCTCCCGGGGGAGCACAAAACTATTCTTGCACACCTGTGGGTCAAGCTTGCCCCAAGCCAGTGTCTGCCTAGCAGATGGGGGCCAGCAGGAGAGGGTGTCTGAGTCCTAGAGGCAGGGCCCCCGACCGGCCTGACAAAGGGCAGTTTGTATTGGGGCTCACCTCCCACCAGAGTCCAGTCCTGCCCTGAGAGGGGAGTCCCCTGACAGTAGGAAGGAATTGGGGGTTCATTGGCAGGCCTATGCACCTGTCTTGAGCACTGGCTGTGTGCTGACCTCCCAATACAGTGATCCTAGCCGGCAAGGGGCGTTGGCCGGGGAGCCACTGTCCTGTGGTCCCAGGTCTCCTCAGGCTGCTGCTGGGGGCTGTGCTCCGGGGGCAGTGAGGAGGTGGTTGAGTCATGTGGCTGACACTGCAATGTCTCATCCTGAGCCCTCTGAGGTCAAGGCAAGATGGATTTTCCATCCACAGGCAACTTCATCAGATGGTTGCCAGCCACTTGCCTGGCCAGGGAGCatcagggaggaggagggtgagtCTGTGCTTGACTTATCTCCTCTTCCAATGGCTCCAACAGTTCCTGTTCCATGTCATGGTCGTGAGCAAGGTTCATCTGCCCTCcgggactcagccatgcacacCAAGCAGGGCCCTCCAAGCCCCACCAAGCCAGTCCCTTCCTGCCCTCTGGCTGCCTGGCCCATCTCCCTGGGTGTCCAGGGTCTGGGCCAGTGATTTGGGGGCAGTGGCAACCATGTGGGCCAGCAGCCACACCCTGGGACCGGCACACACCCACTGGTCCAGGCTCTGGGGAGGCTCAGAGCTGGGTCACCAGCAGGACTATGGGGGAGTTACTGCTGACCTGGGAGGCCCTCCCAGCAGAAGAGTTGCAGAGGGTCCATTTCAGGAGCCAGAAGTTCAGCTTGTCTGGGGAAAGGGGAGCTGTTTGGGGCGGAGACTCAGTGCAGGAGGGGAAGGCAAGGGACGTTGGGATGTGAAGCCAGGTGGTTGGGTGGGTAGAGGGGTGGACAGGGCCTCCTCAGAGCTGGGTTCCACATGGCCTGAAGGAATAAAAGGGAGCTCCCCACCTGGTGGCCACAGGGAGGAGGGCTGCCCAGGAAGGTAACCTGGAGCTCGGGTCATCACTCCTCAGGGAGAGGGCAATCACAGTGTCAAACCAGATCCCCCTGTTCCTGCTGTGCTCCCCTTTACTTGTTTGCTTCCTATTCCTGGTCATCTGTCCTCAAGACGCTGTCGCCAAAGAGATGTTTGTGCTGAGGCCCCTGTCAGCCCTCCAGGGACCTCTCCGGCTCTGAGGGAACCACACTGTTTCTCAGGCAGGCAAGTTCCTCGTGCGTCtgtcccttccctgccccctctgTCCCTTCCCTACTCAGCCCTGCCCTTCGAGGTTCTCGCCCCACTTTCCCACCTGAGGCGGCCACCCCAGGCGCCAAGGGCTCTGGAGGCCAGGGCCCTGTCTGTGTCACTCATTCCTACCTGCTTGGAACAGAAAGGCACTCAGGCCACACAGACCTCATTAATTAGCTCGGTGAAAGGAACATCATCTTGGATTAGATTAGGGGAGTCTGAGGAAGCACAGCTGAAGctgggccccctccccaggctACCCCTGGGCAGCTGAGGGCAGTATCCTGGCGTCTGCTGGGGGCGGAGCCATGGCCCTTTGCACACTCAGCCTGGACCCCTGCCTGGTCTTTGGAGAGCTGGGGTGGACTcttcttcctcccaccctccccactctTCCACCCATTGCCTGTCCCTCCCTTGCCTCAGAGGGGCTCTGGGGAATTCCTctgcaccgcccccctccccagctaTTTGTGTCTTGGCTTTTGTCTTGCAGACTTTCTTGATGAATAATAGAGGAAGCACCTTCTCTGGGCAAGCGTgcggagggggtggggaaggaaccAGAACTTCCTCCTTCTGGGGGGAGGGTGTGGCCCCTTTCCccctccactggcaggtggagCTGCGTTCCTCTGTGGCCTCCGTCCAGCCCAGTTCCTGGCGGAGACCAAGGGTCAGTGAATGTTTGCTGAATTCCTGTGTGCAGTCAGGTGCTCTGCCCGCCTCTGTGGGTGTCTAAGCCCTGTGGAACCCTGTGACTCTGGGTCCCTCTTTTTTGCCTGTGAGGTCAGGGCTTGGGGACCAGACGATGACAGCAAATCATAGGTGTTTGAAATCTGGAGAAAGAGTTAGTCCTAATGGTGACAGCAGTCAGCCTTACCAGGCCCATAAAACTGCAGGCACTTGGGAATTTGAAGTGGGGTAGGACCTGGGGCTCCTGGGAGCCTTGACTTTAGAAAGgtgggcctcagcttccccaccAGAGCCCTGTGATCGCCTGATTATCTCCAGGACCCAACAGCCTCCTCTAGGCTCCAGGACCTGCTCCCCATTCCCCCGAGAAAGAAGCTGAGCCCAGAGGGTTCTGGAGCTGTGCCTGGCTGCTCTCTGCCCCTTGAAGGTCTAGGGGCCATACCTATCCTGGGAGGCAACATTGGGCAAGGAAACAGGCCCTGGGGTTGACAGCTTTCCAAGAGGCCCCCCAAGAGCCCCGACCTTGGTACTCTACCTCTGAATGTACTGAGGTTGAACTGCATCAGCAGTAAGGTCATGTAGAAGATGAGGTCGCAGGGGCATCCTGgcatgtctctctctgtctcttaacATCCTCCACTGTGGGGGAGGCCAACTGTCTTTTGCTATGGAGAGGCCAACAGAGTGTGGGGTTTATAAGCTGGTCTCCAGCCTTCAGATGGGACCCCAGTTGCTGCCGACATCTCAACAGCAATCCGAAGAGACTGAGAGCCAGGACCACCCAGCTGAGCAGTTCCTGGACTCCTATCCCTCAGAAGTTGTGTGAGATAATaagtgtttgttgttttaaactgGTAAATTATAGGTTAATTTGTTGTACAGCTGTAATTAACAATAATGTTTTACGTAAAATTAAAGTAATTGTAAGTAACAATAGCAACATACAACTAATGTGCCCACGGTCACCCAGGGCCACCAGCACCACGTGCCCAGCACTTGATGATGGGGTTGTGGAAGAGGTTGGGTGGAGCGAGGCCCAGAGACAGCCCTTGCAGTGGTGGTGATGAGCAGAGCAGActggactcatgtccattgagaagcATTTCTCCTCTAAGTGCCAGCTGGGGGTGCAGGGA includes the following:
- the HES4 gene encoding transcription factor HES-4 isoform X1; this encodes MPADTPGKPRASPRAGASAGASRIPNQPRSVAEHRKVGTWPGVGWQERGGCEGEWGADARRTQLLPAPQSSKPVMEKRRRARINESLAQLQSLLLDALKKESSRRSKLEKADILELTVRHLQSLRRVQVTAALRSDPAILGKYRAGFHECLAEVNRFLAGCEGVPADVRSRLLGHLAACLARLGPARRPLPLAPATEALEPEIYSGRPPPPAFDGPCPLPRPGAALAPIFLPGLALAAPGAGAQGQGAPWRPWLR
- the HES4 gene encoding transcription factor HES-4 isoform X2; translation: MPADTPGKPRASPRAGASAGASRIPNQPRSVAEHRKSSKPVMEKRRRARINESLAQLQSLLLDALKKESSRRSKLEKADILELTVRHLQSLRRVQVTAALRSDPAILGKYRAGFHECLAEVNRFLAGCEGVPADVRSRLLGHLAACLARLGPARRPLPLAPATEALEPEIYSGRPPPPAFDGPCPLPRPGAALAPIFLPGLALAAPGAGAQGQGAPWRPWLR